From the genome of Paracoccus seriniphilus, one region includes:
- a CDS encoding DNA translocase FtsK, with product MASWQAKHRDPLFDQNTKAALERRGKELAGAGLVILGILIAMMLGSWSADDPSFLSATDMPAQNMLGSFGAYIAAPMMMISGYGSWMLVVALVFWGLRLMLHKGEERLMRGIFTPLAIALASIYCSTLSPHPAWQQNYGLGGHFGDMVMGAMLSILPMKAQIGIRFAGLVVAIAMVAMSIFVLGFDKVETRAIWRRFLLGLAVAYDMTLKLLDKGIRLAARLAMRLGAGRGAGQAGPARAEGKPVAAAQVSARRTQVQPAQSGFLELEEELPEPELIERDSDYDGEGPSAEEVSGRISDAIRTRSGKPSVLAAVTARLAREGQANIPAAAPVDPALHDGAPDAVEADTRQSSAPLPRKAAAATARKTRSASAEPLPAGGDYEHPPLALLSAPSADDHTQISEEALMDNARMLEAVLDDYGVKGQITEVRPGPVVTLYELEPAPGLKASRVIGLADDIARSMSALSARVSTVPGRSVIGIELPNARREKVLLREILSSRAFGDGTQPLPLALGKDIGGDPIVANLAKMPHLLIAGTTGSGKSVAINTMILSLLYKLTPDECRLIMIDPKMLELSVYDGIPHLLSPVVTDPKKAVVALKWVVGEMEDRYRKMSKMGVRNIEGYNGRVREALSKNELFKRTVQTGFDEDTGEPIFETEEFKPETFPYIVVIVDEMADLMMVAGKEIEACIQRLAQMARASGIHLIMATQRPSVDVITGTIKANFPTRISFQVTSKIDSRTILGEQGAEQLLGQGDMLYMGNGARITRIHGPFVSDEEVEEVVTHLKSFGPPSYQSGVVEGPEDGKADSIDAVLGLGGGDNSDDALYDQAVMIVAKDRKCSTSYIQRKLSIGYNKAARLVEQMEDQGVVSSANHVGKREVLVPEV from the coding sequence ATGGCAAGCTGGCAGGCAAAACACCGCGACCCGCTGTTCGACCAGAACACGAAAGCGGCACTCGAGCGTCGTGGCAAGGAACTGGCCGGTGCCGGGCTGGTCATCCTGGGAATCCTGATCGCGATGATGCTGGGCAGCTGGTCGGCGGACGATCCCAGCTTCCTCTCGGCCACCGATATGCCGGCGCAGAACATGCTGGGCAGTTTCGGTGCCTATATCGCCGCGCCGATGATGATGATTTCGGGCTATGGCTCATGGATGCTGGTTGTGGCCCTGGTTTTCTGGGGCCTGCGGCTGATGCTGCACAAGGGTGAAGAGCGGCTGATGCGCGGGATCTTCACGCCGCTGGCCATTGCGCTGGCCTCGATCTATTGCAGCACCCTGTCACCGCACCCCGCATGGCAGCAGAATTACGGTCTGGGCGGGCATTTCGGCGACATGGTGATGGGCGCCATGCTCAGCATCCTGCCGATGAAGGCGCAGATCGGGATCCGTTTCGCGGGACTGGTCGTTGCAATCGCCATGGTGGCGATGTCGATCTTCGTGCTGGGTTTCGACAAGGTTGAAACCCGTGCCATCTGGCGACGCTTTCTGCTGGGGCTTGCCGTTGCCTATGACATGACCTTGAAGCTGCTGGACAAGGGGATCAGGCTTGCGGCCCGCCTTGCCATGCGGCTCGGTGCCGGGCGCGGGGCAGGGCAGGCCGGTCCCGCCCGGGCCGAGGGCAAGCCTGTGGCGGCTGCGCAGGTTTCGGCGCGCCGGACTCAAGTCCAGCCTGCGCAGTCGGGCTTTCTGGAACTGGAGGAAGAGCTTCCCGAGCCCGAACTGATCGAACGTGATTCCGATTACGATGGCGAAGGCCCGTCAGCCGAAGAGGTCAGCGGCCGCATCAGCGATGCGATCCGCACCCGGTCCGGGAAACCTTCGGTGCTGGCGGCAGTGACAGCCCGTCTGGCACGCGAGGGACAGGCAAACATACCGGCTGCCGCGCCGGTCGATCCTGCCCTTCATGACGGCGCCCCCGATGCCGTCGAAGCCGATACCCGCCAGAGTTCAGCCCCATTGCCACGCAAGGCCGCGGCTGCGACAGCGCGGAAGACCCGCTCGGCTTCGGCCGAACCCTTGCCTGCGGGTGGCGACTATGAACATCCGCCGCTGGCATTGCTCAGCGCGCCTTCTGCCGATGATCACACCCAGATCTCGGAAGAGGCGCTGATGGATAACGCCCGGATGCTAGAGGCCGTGCTGGATGATTATGGCGTGAAGGGCCAGATCACCGAGGTTCGCCCGGGTCCGGTTGTCACCCTGTATGAACTGGAACCCGCTCCGGGGCTGAAGGCCAGCCGCGTGATCGGTCTGGCCGATGACATCGCGCGGTCCATGTCGGCCCTTTCGGCGCGTGTCAGCACCGTGCCGGGGCGCAGCGTGATCGGGATCGAACTGCCCAACGCGCGCCGTGAAAAGGTGCTGCTGCGCGAGATACTGTCCTCGCGCGCCTTCGGGGACGGAACGCAGCCGCTGCCGCTGGCCCTGGGCAAGGATATCGGTGGCGACCCGATCGTGGCCAATCTGGCCAAGATGCCCCACCTGCTGATCGCCGGGACAACGGGTTCGGGCAAATCTGTCGCGATCAATACCATGATCCTGTCGCTGCTGTACAAGCTGACGCCCGATGAATGCCGCCTGATCATGATCGACCCCAAGATGCTGGAACTTTCGGTCTATGACGGCATTCCGCATCTGCTCTCGCCCGTCGTCACCGACCCGAAAAAGGCCGTCGTGGCGCTGAAATGGGTGGTGGGCGAGATGGAGGACCGCTATCGCAAGATGTCCAAGATGGGTGTGCGCAACATCGAGGGCTACAACGGTCGCGTGCGCGAGGCGCTGTCCAAGAACGAGCTGTTCAAGCGCACCGTGCAGACCGGCTTTGACGAGGATACCGGCGAACCGATCTTCGAAACCGAAGAGTTCAAGCCCGAAACCTTCCCCTATATTGTCGTCATCGTCGACGAGATGGCCGATCTGATGATGGTTGCGGGCAAAGAAATCGAGGCCTGCATCCAGCGTCTGGCGCAGATGGCGCGGGCTTCGGGCATCCATCTGATCATGGCGACCCAGCGGCCCTCGGTCGATGTCATTACCGGCACGATCAAGGCGAACTTCCCGACCCGGATCAGCTTTCAGGTCACATCCAAGATCGACAGCCGCACGATCCTTGGCGAACAGGGGGCCGAACAGCTGCTGGGGCAGGGTGACATGCTGTATATGGGCAATGGCGCACGCATCACCCGGATCCATGGCCCCTTCGTCAGCGACGAAGAGGTCGAAGAGGTCGTTACCCATCTGAAATCCTTCGGACCGCCTTCTTACCAGTCGGGCGTGGTCGAAGGCCCCGAGGACGGAAAGGCCGACAGCATTGATGCGGTGCTGGGTCTGGGCGGCGGCGACAACAGCGACGATGCGCTGTATGATCAGGCCGTGATGATCGTGGCAAAAGATCGGAAATGTTCCACATCATACATTCAACGCAAGCTGTCGATCGGCTATAACAAGGCAGCCCGCCTCGTCGAACAGATGGAGGATCAGGGCGTCGTGTCCTCGGCGAACCATGTCGGCAAGCGCGAGGTGTTGGTGCCCGAAGTCTAG
- a CDS encoding aminotransferase class I/II-fold pyridoxal phosphate-dependent enzyme, translating to MAIPERFSNLPDYAFPRLRSLLSGVEPGLQADEAPTVLTIGEPRHPMPDFVAAVMADHVHEFAKYPTNEGTPGLLNAIGTWLQRRHDLDVAPERIMALNGTREGLFNAALALCPERKNGQPPVVLVPNPFYQVYAVAAASVQAQPVFVSAMPETGNLPDYESLSEDLLSRTAIAYLCSPANPQGAIASRDYLQRLIALAERHDFLIFADECYSEIYRDAPPPGALAVATEMGQADRVVMFNSLSKRSNLPGLRSGFAAGSAENIAQMRRLRSYAGAPLSLPAQRVSEAAWLDEDHVIASRSMYQRKYQIADRVLGNVPGYRPVDGGFFLWLPVEDGEEAAIRLWSRAGIQVLPGAYLSREVDGVNPGRGFIRVALVADEAQTEEALTRLRGILYDDV from the coding sequence ATGGCAATTCCCGAGCGGTTCTCGAACCTGCCCGACTATGCGTTTCCGCGGTTGCGGTCGCTGTTGTCCGGCGTCGAACCGGGCCTGCAGGCCGATGAGGCTCCGACGGTTCTGACCATCGGCGAGCCGCGCCACCCCATGCCCGACTTCGTGGCGGCCGTGATGGCCGATCATGTCCATGAATTCGCGAAATATCCCACCAACGAGGGGACGCCAGGATTGCTGAACGCGATCGGGACATGGCTGCAGCGTCGCCATGATCTGGATGTCGCGCCGGAACGGATCATGGCGCTGAACGGTACGCGCGAGGGACTGTTCAACGCCGCGCTGGCACTGTGCCCCGAGCGCAAGAACGGTCAGCCGCCGGTCGTGCTGGTGCCGAACCCCTTCTATCAGGTCTATGCCGTGGCGGCGGCCTCGGTCCAGGCGCAGCCGGTCTTTGTCTCGGCCATGCCGGAAACCGGGAATCTGCCCGATTACGAGAGTCTTTCCGAAGACCTGTTGAGCCGCACGGCCATCGCCTATCTGTGCTCGCCCGCCAATCCGCAGGGGGCCATTGCCTCGCGCGACTACCTGCAGCGGCTGATCGCCCTGGCAGAGCGCCATGATTTCCTGATCTTCGCGGATGAATGCTATTCCGAGATCTATCGCGATGCACCGCCTCCGGGCGCGCTGGCTGTGGCCACCGAAATGGGGCAAGCCGACCGCGTCGTGATGTTCAACTCATTGTCCAAACGGTCGAATCTGCCGGGTCTGCGGTCGGGATTCGCCGCTGGCAGCGCGGAAAACATCGCGCAGATGCGGCGTTTGCGCAGCTATGCCGGGGCGCCGCTGTCCCTGCCCGCGCAGAGGGTCAGCGAAGCCGCCTGGCTGGATGAGGATCACGTGATCGCCAGCCGCAGCATGTATCAGCGGAAATATCAGATTGCGGACCGCGTGCTGGGAAATGTGCCGGGATATCGCCCGGTGGATGGCGGTTTCTTCCTGTGGTTGCCTGTCGAGGATGGCGAGGAAGCAGCGATCCGCCTGTGGTCCCGGGCCGGCATACAGGTCCTGCCGGGCGCATATCTGTCGCGGGAAGTTGACGGGGTGAATCCGGGGCGCGGTTTCATTCGCGTCGCATTGGTGGCCGATGAGGCGCAGACCGAAGAGGCGCTGACCCGGCTGCGCGGGATATTGTACGATGACGTCTGA
- a CDS encoding amidase codes for MVDWLRESAVRQGRAMLAGILDPIDQTEAYLDAARSHPDGKRIYARITAARARSEAVAAHDRAKSDQRKCVLDGVAINWKDNVDSGGTLTEAGSRLLEARIPRKDATVLSRAAREGLVCLGKTHMSELAFSGLGLNPSTATPPNALDPDLAPGGSSSGAAVSVALGLAAAAIGTDTGGSVRVPAAWNGLVGFKPTHDAVPEKGVVPLCRKFDVAGPIARSVEDCAELFAVMAGDRGADLHGASAQGLRLMVLEGLPFDDADPAPLVAFQDALERLGRAGARITHVSSDWMDQAMALSPQLFAPEAYGIWRAQIEDAPELMWTPILERFRGGAKVGAADYVAAWEQLVRIRRKWIKEVASGYDAVVLPTVPILPPGTDRLLRDKDYFVQANLLALRNTRIANVLDLPAVTLPTGHPACGIMLMGHAGRDRHLLRVAAGAEASLAVI; via the coding sequence ATGGTTGATTGGCTGCGTGAATCGGCGGTCCGGCAGGGACGCGCCATGCTGGCGGGAATTCTGGACCCGATTGACCAGACCGAAGCCTATCTTGATGCCGCCCGCTCTCATCCCGATGGCAAGCGCATCTATGCCCGGATCACGGCTGCGCGTGCGCGTTCCGAAGCGGTTGCCGCCCATGATCGCGCCAAATCCGATCAGCGCAAATGCGTTCTGGATGGCGTGGCCATCAACTGGAAGGACAATGTCGATTCCGGCGGTACGCTGACCGAGGCGGGGTCGCGGCTGCTGGAGGCGCGGATCCCGCGCAAGGATGCCACGGTGCTGTCGCGCGCCGCGCGCGAGGGGCTGGTGTGTCTGGGCAAGACGCATATGAGCGAACTGGCCTTTTCGGGTCTGGGCCTCAATCCCAGCACGGCAACGCCCCCCAATGCCCTCGACCCGGATCTGGCACCGGGCGGCTCGTCCTCGGGGGCGGCTGTGTCGGTGGCGCTGGGGCTGGCTGCGGCGGCGATAGGAACAGATACCGGTGGTTCGGTGCGGGTGCCCGCAGCCTGGAACGGGCTGGTCGGGTTCAAGCCGACCCATGATGCGGTGCCCGAAAAGGGCGTGGTGCCGCTGTGCCGGAAATTCGATGTCGCAGGCCCCATTGCCCGCAGTGTCGAGGATTGCGCCGAGCTTTTCGCCGTCATGGCCGGAGATCGCGGTGCCGATCTGCATGGTGCCAGCGCTCAGGGGCTGCGCCTGATGGTTCTGGAAGGGCTGCCCTTTGACGATGCCGATCCGGCCCCGCTTGTCGCCTTTCAGGATGCGCTGGAACGTCTGGGCCGGGCGGGTGCACGGATCACCCATGTTTCCAGCGACTGGATGGATCAGGCCATGGCCCTGTCTCCGCAGCTTTTCGCGCCGGAAGCCTATGGGATCTGGCGCGCCCAGATCGAGGATGCGCCGGAACTGATGTGGACGCCGATCCTCGAGCGTTTCCGGGGCGGGGCGAAGGTCGGTGCCGCGGATTACGTTGCCGCCTGGGAGCAACTGGTGCGCATTCGCCGCAAATGGATCAAGGAGGTCGCGTCAGGCTATGATGCGGTCGTCTTGCCGACCGTGCCGATCCTGCCGCCCGGCACCGACAGGCTGTTGCGCGACAAGGATTACTTTGTGCAGGCCAATCTGCTGGCCCTGCGCAACACCCGCATTGCCAATGTGCTGGACCTGCCTGCCGTGACCCTGCCCACCGGACATCCGGCCTGTGGCATCATGCTGATGGGCCATGCCGGTCGCGACCGGCACCTGCTGCGCGTGGCCGCGGGGGCCGAAGCCAGCCTGGCTGTCATCTGA
- a CDS encoding DUF1674 domain-containing protein — protein MSDRSELPPAAQRALAEAEERRKTAARKAALPKEYGGRDGPEPVRFGDYEKNGLAVDF, from the coding sequence ATGAGTGATCGGTCCGAATTGCCGCCCGCTGCCCAACGCGCGCTTGCCGAGGCAGAAGAACGCCGCAAGACCGCAGCCCGGAAAGCCGCGCTGCCCAAGGAATACGGAGGGCGTGACGGCCCCGAACCGGTCCGTTTCGGCGACTATGAGAAGAACGGCCTGGCGGTGGATTTCTGA
- a CDS encoding RsmB/NOP family class I SAM-dependent RNA methyltransferase, producing MAKPGEDKARKAALTLLQGVRDGLSLADQSASLKALTPSEQARAARLAAETLRHQSRADLVLADYVSRKPAPQIADVLRLGTVELLHLGGAAHGVVHANVTLCRGLGKRGNAAAGMVNAVLRKVSRHQGWQDLPPQPMPDWLRGPVVAAYGEDAAIAIEAAHQNAAPLDLTVKSTATTLENAEPLPTGSLRLRGQVQVSALPGFESGDWWVQDAAAALPVRLLDPQPDEHIADLCAAPGGKTMQLAAAGAKVAAIDISSARLKRVAENLSRCGLSANLTRADALTWKPEQPLDAILLDAPCSATGTIRRHPDLPFLRDGSGMAQLVALQSRLIDHALELLRPGGRLVYAVCSLLPDEGEAQIKAALARHPGLTVEPVTLPGAEPAWITPEGGIRLRPDYWPERGGMDGFYMARLQKPA from the coding sequence TTGGCAAAGCCGGGTGAAGACAAGGCGCGAAAGGCAGCGCTGACATTGCTGCAGGGCGTGCGCGACGGCCTGTCGCTGGCGGACCAATCCGCTTCCCTGAAGGCATTGACGCCATCGGAACAGGCCCGCGCCGCAAGGCTGGCGGCCGAGACCCTGCGCCATCAATCCCGCGCCGATCTTGTCCTTGCCGATTACGTCAGCCGCAAGCCCGCCCCGCAGATCGCCGATGTGCTGCGGCTGGGGACGGTGGAACTGCTGCATCTGGGCGGGGCCGCGCATGGCGTGGTGCATGCCAATGTCACGCTCTGCCGTGGATTGGGGAAACGTGGCAATGCCGCAGCGGGCATGGTCAATGCCGTGCTGCGCAAGGTGTCCCGGCATCAGGGATGGCAGGATCTGCCGCCCCAGCCGATGCCGGACTGGCTGCGCGGCCCCGTCGTGGCCGCCTATGGCGAAGATGCCGCGATCGCCATCGAGGCCGCCCATCAAAATGCCGCCCCGCTGGATCTGACCGTCAAGTCAACAGCCACGACTCTTGAAAATGCCGAGCCCCTGCCGACCGGATCCCTGCGCCTGCGCGGACAGGTGCAGGTCAGCGCCCTGCCGGGCTTTGAATCCGGCGACTGGTGGGTGCAGGACGCCGCCGCCGCGCTGCCGGTGCGCCTGCTGGACCCGCAGCCCGATGAACATATCGCCGATCTCTGCGCCGCACCGGGGGGCAAGACCATGCAGCTTGCCGCTGCCGGGGCCAAGGTCGCCGCCATAGACATCAGCTCGGCCAGATTGAAACGCGTCGCCGAAAACCTGTCGCGCTGCGGTCTGTCGGCCAATCTGACCCGCGCCGATGCGCTGACATGGAAACCCGAACAGCCCCTTGACGCGATCCTGCTGGACGCCCCCTGTTCGGCCACCGGAACCATTCGGCGCCATCCCGATCTGCCCTTTTTGCGTGACGGGTCGGGCATGGCGCAGCTGGTCGCGCTGCAATCACGGCTGATCGACCATGCGCTGGAGTTGCTGCGGCCCGGCGGGCGGCTGGTCTATGCCGTCTGCTCGCTTCTGCCCGATGAGGGCGAGGCCCAGATCAAGGCCGCATTGGCCCGACATCCGGGGCTGACCGTGGAACCCGTGACCCTGCCGGGCGCAGAGCCCGCCTGGATCACCCCCGAAGGCGGCATCAGATTGCGGCCCGATTACTGGCCGGAACGGGGCGGAATGGACGGCTTTTACATGGCAAGACTGCAAAAGCCCGCCTGA
- the purH gene encoding bifunctional phosphoribosylaminoimidazolecarboxamide formyltransferase/IMP cyclohydrolase, whose product MSHPVALKRALISVSDKTGLIDFARQLAARGIELLSTGGSAKAMREAGLTVTDVADVTGFPEMMDGRVKTLHPKVHGGLLALRDNEEHLAAMEAHGIGPIDLLVVNLYPFEETVAKGAAYEDCIENIDIGGPAMIRAGAKNHGFVSVIVDVQDYDALLAELDANDDHTTMAFRQRLAQIAYARTAAYDAAVSTWMAQAIGEETPRRRAFAGTLAQSLRYGENPHQQAAFYVTGDSRPGVATAQQWQGKELSYNNINDTDAAFELVAEFDPADGPACAIIKHANPCGVARGDSAIEAYKRAFDCDTTSAFGGIVALNQPLDGATAEEIVKIFTEVVIAPDADEDAKRIFAAKKNLRLLTTGGLPDPRAGGMTFRQVAGGFLAQSRDNGHVSRDALKIVTERQPSAEELNDLLFAWTVAKHVKSNAIVYAKDLATVGVGAGQMSRVDSTRIGRRKSEDMAQALGLSQPLTIGSAVASDAFFPFADGIEALAEAGAKAVIQPGGSMRDEEVIAAANKLGLTMVFTGQRHFRH is encoded by the coding sequence ATGTCCCATCCCGTCGCCCTGAAACGCGCGCTGATCTCGGTATCCGACAAGACCGGCCTCATCGATTTCGCGCGCCAGCTTGCTGCCCGTGGCATCGAACTTCTGTCCACCGGAGGCAGCGCCAAGGCCATGCGTGAGGCCGGGCTGACCGTAACCGATGTTGCAGATGTCACCGGCTTTCCCGAAATGATGGATGGTCGCGTCAAGACGCTGCACCCCAAGGTTCACGGCGGTTTGCTGGCGCTGCGCGACAACGAGGAACATCTGGCCGCGATGGAGGCCCATGGAATCGGGCCCATCGATCTGCTGGTGGTGAATCTCTATCCCTTCGAGGAAACCGTGGCCAAGGGCGCGGCCTATGAAGACTGCATCGAGAATATCGACATCGGCGGGCCGGCCATGATCCGCGCGGGGGCCAAGAACCACGGCTTTGTCAGCGTGATCGTGGATGTTCAGGACTACGACGCCTTGCTGGCCGAACTGGACGCCAATGACGACCACACCACCATGGCCTTCCGCCAGCGTCTGGCCCAGATCGCCTATGCGCGCACCGCTGCCTATGACGCCGCTGTCAGCACATGGATGGCGCAGGCCATCGGCGAGGAAACGCCGCGCCGCCGCGCCTTTGCCGGCACGCTGGCCCAAAGCCTGCGCTATGGCGAAAACCCGCATCAGCAGGCCGCCTTCTATGTGACCGGAGACAGCCGCCCCGGCGTGGCCACCGCGCAGCAATGGCAGGGCAAGGAACTGTCCTACAACAATATCAACGACACCGACGCCGCCTTTGAACTGGTCGCGGAATTCGATCCCGCCGATGGTCCGGCATGCGCGATCATCAAGCACGCCAATCCCTGCGGCGTTGCGCGTGGCGACAGCGCCATCGAGGCCTACAAGCGCGCCTTCGATTGCGACACGACCTCGGCCTTCGGCGGCATCGTGGCGCTGAACCAGCCGCTGGACGGGGCAACCGCCGAAGAAATCGTGAAGATATTTACCGAAGTCGTCATCGCCCCCGATGCAGATGAAGATGCCAAGCGCATCTTCGCCGCCAAGAAGAACCTGCGCCTTCTGACCACCGGCGGCCTGCCCGATCCGCGTGCGGGCGGCATGACCTTCCGCCAGGTTGCGGGTGGCTTTCTGGCCCAGTCTCGCGACAATGGCCATGTCAGCCGCGACGCGCTGAAGATCGTGACCGAGCGCCAGCCCAGTGCCGAAGAGCTGAACGATCTGCTCTTTGCATGGACCGTCGCCAAACATGTGAAATCCAACGCCATCGTCTATGCCAAGGATCTGGCCACCGTGGGTGTCGGCGCAGGCCAGATGAGCCGCGTTGACTCCACCCGCATCGGTCGGCGCAAATCCGAAGACATGGCCCAGGCGCTTGGCCTGTCCCAGCCGCTGACCATCGGCTCGGCCGTGGCCTCGGATGCCTTCTTCCCCTTTGCCGACGGCATCGAAGCCCTCGCCGAAGCCGGTGCCAAGGCGGTGATCCAGCCCGGCGGATCGATGCGCGATGAGGAAGTGATTGCAGCGGCCAACAAACTTGGCCTAACGATGGTGTTCACAGGACAGCGACATTTCAGGCACTGA
- the lspA gene encoding signal peptidase II, with protein MQQELPLEIAPEPAPKPKRPRAPRKPSPPVRANMRLTAWIALAVIVLDQALKYLVVHGLHLDEVRNLDVFPPWLNLRMAWNQGVNFGLMASDQNLTRWILIAVAVVICTWVWIWIWRSAAGLLARIAAGFLIGGAIGNVIDRICYGAVADFLNMSLPGWQNPYSFNVADIAIFAGAIALVLVPQKNPAATRTASKPTAKPRGRKAASPSSAPASKTGDNPRDGGEK; from the coding sequence ATGCAACAGGAACTCCCGCTGGAGATTGCGCCGGAACCGGCACCCAAACCCAAGCGCCCCCGCGCGCCGCGCAAGCCCAGCCCGCCTGTGCGCGCGAACATGCGCCTGACGGCATGGATCGCCCTTGCCGTCATCGTGCTGGATCAGGCGCTGAAATATCTGGTGGTTCACGGCCTGCATCTGGATGAGGTCCGAAATCTGGATGTATTCCCGCCCTGGCTGAACCTGCGCATGGCGTGGAATCAGGGCGTGAATTTCGGGTTGATGGCTTCGGATCAGAATCTGACGCGATGGATTCTGATCGCGGTGGCGGTGGTGATCTGCACCTGGGTCTGGATCTGGATCTGGCGCAGTGCGGCAGGATTGCTGGCCCGGATCGCGGCGGGATTTCTGATCGGCGGGGCCATCGGAAACGTGATCGACCGGATCTGTTATGGCGCGGTCGCGGATTTCCTGAACATGTCGCTGCCCGGCTGGCAGAACCCCTACAGCTTCAACGTCGCCGACATCGCGATTTTCGCCGGGGCCATCGCGCTTGTTCTGGTGCCGCAGAAGAACCCGGCCGCCACCAGGACCGCCTCGAAACCCACCGCCAAACCGCGTGGCAGGAAGGCGGCCAGCCCTTCGTCGGCACCAGCGTCAAAGACCGGGGACAACCCCCGTGACGGCGGCGAAAAATAA
- a CDS encoding DUF3035 domain-containing protein, translating into MRAFALMISVALTTGLAACSGDPHLMNIESGQSSPDEFAILPTKPLSMPPDLAILPSPTPGGSNITDPTPQADAVAALGGNPARLTDQGISASDQALVAYAARRGTNPAIRTELAEADLKWRSRHSRRPLEALFGTSVYLRAYRSMTLDAESEQLRWQRAGARTSTSPAPETE; encoded by the coding sequence ATGCGGGCATTTGCACTGATGATCAGCGTCGCGCTGACGACCGGGCTGGCAGCCTGTAGCGGCGATCCGCATCTGATGAACATCGAATCCGGCCAGTCGAGCCCGGATGAATTCGCCATCCTGCCGACCAAACCCCTGTCCATGCCGCCGGATCTGGCGATTCTGCCGTCCCCGACGCCGGGAGGCAGCAATATCACCGATCCGACACCGCAGGCCGATGCCGTCGCCGCGCTTGGCGGAAATCCGGCACGGCTGACCGATCAGGGCATCTCGGCATCGGATCAGGCATTGGTGGCCTATGCCGCGCGCCGCGGCACCAATCCCGCGATCCGCACCGAATTGGCCGAGGCCGATCTGAAATGGCGTTCGCGCCATTCTCGCCGTCCGCTGGAGGCACTGTTTGGCACCTCGGTCTATCTGCGCGCCTATCGCTCCATGACACTGGATGCGGAATCCGAACAGCTGCGCTGGCAGCGGGCCGGCGCACGCACATCGACATCTCCGGCACCGGAAACGGAATGA
- a CDS encoding cytochrome P450, with the protein MIPGFDPTSVVFGQDPWPSYAALRSQKGLPFWPGFDGYLAARFEDVRQIALDRRMVRGTESFATPEERRRLQVAANFHDMPFHERFVQTSMLEIDGPDHDRLRRAVFPFFTKTRLESLREWVTDYVCRSLDRILEQRSFDFIAGLAADLPGQVIGHLIGTDPELAPQMTRWSEDVVSYFDIDRSAAKKARAEEATRLFHDLLQDLYQRRKVAPRDDLISAMIGAEVAGLLTHDELIATVMQILHAGHGSTIDVMGSGLHALLVNPEQMARLRSDPGLMPTAVQEMFRYAAPLPFFHRFASEDLTICGRDWPRGTKFGLLYASANRDPAAFDRPDSFDIARKPNVHLAFGAGPHVCLGNNLARLNMDILFSALLTRTSDIRLSGSVLWKTGLQAHGPLCLPVTVTPA; encoded by the coding sequence ATGATCCCCGGCTTCGATCCGACTTCGGTCGTGTTCGGACAAGACCCCTGGCCCAGCTATGCCGCCCTGCGCAGCCAGAAGGGCCTGCCCTTCTGGCCCGGCTTTGACGGCTATCTGGCCGCGCGTTTCGAAGATGTGCGCCAGATCGCACTGGACCGGCGCATGGTGCGCGGCACCGAAAGCTTCGCCACGCCCGAGGAACGCCGCCGCCTGCAGGTCGCGGCAAATTTTCACGACATGCCGTTTCACGAACGCTTCGTGCAGACCTCGATGCTGGAAATCGACGGCCCCGACCATGACCGGCTGCGCCGGGCGGTCTTTCCCTTCTTTACCAAGACCCGGCTGGAATCGCTGCGCGAATGGGTCACGGATTACGTCTGCCGGTCGCTGGATCGAATTCTGGAGCAACGCTCTTTCGATTTCATCGCCGGTCTTGCTGCAGATCTTCCCGGCCAGGTCATTGGCCATCTGATCGGCACCGACCCGGAACTGGCACCACAAATGACGCGCTGGTCCGAAGATGTGGTCAGCTATTTCGACATTGACCGCAGCGCCGCCAAAAAAGCCCGCGCCGAGGAAGCCACGCGGCTTTTTCACGACCTGTTGCAAGACCTCTATCAGCGCCGCAAGGTCGCGCCGCGCGATGATCTGATCAGCGCAATGATCGGCGCCGAAGTGGCCGGTCTGCTGACCCATGACGAATTGATCGCCACCGTGATGCAGATCCTGCATGCCGGTCACGGATCGACGATAGATGTGATGGGCAGTGGCCTGCATGCCCTGTTGGTCAACCCCGAGCAGATGGCACGCCTGCGCAGCGACCCCGGCCTGATGCCCACGGCGGTGCAGGAAATGTTCCGCTATGCCGCGCCGCTGCCGTTCTTTCACCGTTTCGCCAGCGAAGACCTGACGATTTGCGGGCGCGACTGGCCCAGGGGCACGAAATTCGGCCTGCTTTACGCCAGCGCCAACCGCGACCCCGCCGCCTTCGACCGTCCCGACAGTTTCGACATTGCGCGCAAACCGAATGTCCATCTGGCCTTTGGCGCGGGTCCCCATGTCTGTCTTGGCAACAATCTGGCACGACTGAACATGGACATCCTGTTTTCTGCCCTGCTGACGCGCACCTCCGACATCAGGCTGTCAGGTTCAGTGCTCTGGAAAACCGGACTTCAGGCGCATGGCCCCCTGTGCCTTCCGGTCACCGTGACGCCGGCATAG